A stretch of DNA from Nitrospira sp. KM1:
ATGCTCCTCCACTGCACCAAGAAACTGGCGGCCAAGCTGCCGCGAGAACTTTTCAAGGACGCAGCCCTCGCTGCCTCAGAAGGAGAACATCGTCAGCTTGGCGAATGGCATGGGCATCGGCTGATTCTGGATTGCCGACAGTGCGTGCTGTTTTGTCATGACCTCACGCGCTATGTGCTCTTTCCGGAATGCAATAGGGTCAGGTCTTGCAATCACACATCCGATGGTCATTTGCTTTTGAGCCCCCCAGGCAGGAGAAGCGTATCGCTGTTTCGCAGGCGTCCCCCAATTCGCGAGTCGGCCGAAGCCCAGGCGGCGTCGAACGGAGAGTCGGGGCTGTCGATATTGATGACCAGCGGGGCGTGATCGGAGGGTAAGTTTTTCCTTCTGCGCCTCGCGATCGATCTCGGCCTAGACAACGCGGTGGTTTAAAGGGCGCGCCGGGCGGATCACTGCACCGTTTCCCTCGTTGCCCCGTCCGACCCATCGGCGACTGCCACGCTGGTACCCTGGCGAGCGAATGCCAGCGCCGCCGCACGGCCGATGCCGCTCGCGGCCCCTGTCACGAACGCGACCTTGTCGGTATACGATCCATTTTTGTTCATGGCCATGTGTTTACTCCTCCTTCGTGTCTTCTCTTGTTTCTGGTTACTATTTTGGGCTTCCCCCGGACGTGCTCGGCAAGTTCTAAAATGGAACCATTTACGAGCAGACGACGAGGATTCTTCATTGATTTAAATAGAAGATTGGCCTATACATGCGGTCCATGAACAATGAAGCGATGGAAGAAATTAAGCGACATTTTGGTGTGATTGCCGAATCCCTTCGTAGCGATATTCAACAGATTGCCGAAGGGCACGATATGATCCGCCATGAATTGCGAACGCAACGTGAGGAAGTGAAGGAAGAATTCAAAGACGCCAAGTCGCTGATGCGGTTGTCATTCTCACAGCTTGACGAGCGAATTCACACGCTCGAAGCCGGTGTGTCTGCTGTTAAGACTCGCCTAGACCGTCTCGAATTCCGTCGGGGCTGACTGCACCCGTTCGCGTCTTTGTTCTTTCACCACTCGGTGACCCGAACCTCCCCAATTCGCGACACGAGGACCTCCATTCCCGCTAACATTACCGTTCTAGCTGCTGTCGCTATTCAGACTTGCATGGTGGGTGGACGGCTTAAGAGAGTGGGAAATTAACTGACGTCTCCCCCGAAAACGACGGCAACGTAAAACTGGAGTAGACTACCGGCTTCGACGGTCCTCGACGAAAGGAGTGGATCGATGAAGCGGTCGAAATTCTCGGAAGAGCAGATTGTCTACGCCCTGCGACAGGCCGAGTCGGGCACCCCGATTGGGGATGTCTGTCGGCAACTTGGGATAGCCGAGCAGACCTTCTACGCGTGGAAAAAGAAGTACGCCCACCTGGGAGTGAGCGAACTCCGACGGTTACGCCAGCTCGAGGAAGAAAATAGCCGGCTGAAACGGCTCGTGGCCGATCTCTCGCTGGATAAGCATATGCTGTCGGAGGCCTTGCGAAAAAAAGTCTGAGGCCCGCCCGCCGTCGAGAACTCGCGCACTGGTTGCACGAGACGTGCTCGGTGAGCTGTCTGCGGGCCTGTCGACTGGCGCAGTTTAGTCGCGCGGCCTGGTATCGAACAAGTCGGGCGAAAGATCAATCGGCACTACGGTTGCGTCTCCGTGATCTGGCTCACGCGCGACCCCGCTTTGGCTATCAGCGGATCTGGGTGCTGTTACGGCGTGAAGGGTGGGTGAGCAATCGCAAACGGGTGCGCCGCCTTTATCGCCTCGACGGTTTACAGCTGCGCATGCGGGTGCGGCGCCGCAAGCACATCGCGCTCCACCGGGGGCCGGCTCCGGTGGCGGTGGGTCCACACGAGCGCTGGAGCATGGACTTTGTGCATGATAGTCTCGCCGACGGCCGGCCGTTTCGGATTCTGACCGTCGTCGATAACTGGAGTCGCTCTAGCCCGGTGCTCGAGGTGGGATTTCGCATGACCGGCATGCTAGTGAGTCAGGTTCTGGATCGGGTGCTCGGCACAGCGGCGGGGCCGCGCTCGATTACGGTGGATCATGGGACGGAATTTCAGTCTCGCGCCTTGGAAGATTGGGCCTACCGTCGCGGGGTACAACTGGACTTCATCCGACCGGGCAAGCCCGTGGAGAATGCCTTCATTGAGTCATTGAATGGCCGTCTACGTGATGAGTGTTTGAATGTGCATCAGTTCGTCTCCTGGGCGGAGGCGCAAGCGATTGTCGAAGCCTGGCGGGTGGATTACAATCACCACCGCCCCCACAGCTCACTCGGCCACCTGACACCGATGGAGTTTGTCAGTCAACGTCAGATCATGCAGACCGTCGAGGAAGTCGTCTGTTCTGGGTAAGAGTTGTCTCCACACGGGGCCAACGTCATGACAGGCGTGCAGTAGAAGAGAGCCTGTCCCCATTTCCGGGTCTTCAGAAAACCAGAAAACGACCCGGCAGTAATATTTACTCCATTTTTTCAGCCTATCCCCTTCAGCTTAGGCTTAACCTCGGTTTTTCCGAAAAATGAGCTATAGTCCTGCCTCAGGGGAGGGGAATGTGGGTGACAAATCTGCCATAGAATGGACCGATGCTATGGGGCTGAACATAACTGGCGTAGGTTAGTCGACCGACCAGGAGATTCAGTAGAATCTCATTGATTGGCGTGGATTTTCGATAGACATTTTTGACGACACTACACGTATGCCGTGGGAGCATCGCTGATCCTTGCAGGTTTTATAGGGAGTGATTGTCACTGGATTCCGACTAGGAGAGAAATTGGGATTCTGGTAGGAACCTCATTGGACATTCTGCCGAAGAGTGAAAACGTCTGGCCAACATGACGTCGATATTGATACACATGGGCACGAACGGGACCTTATGCCGTCAAGTCATTTTCTGACTTCATGTCCATGGCGTTTTTCAGGATTCGCTCGAGGGCAGCCATTGCGGTAGCGACCACGACCGAGGCGAAGAAGATGAGGACCCCCATAAACACACCACCCGCTCGATCATCACTCTCGTGGAGCATGATGAAGACTTCTCCTCCTATGACGAATCCGATCAGGACGATCGCACAGTACTTGATGGTTCGCACCGATTTGACGGTCGAAGGTGAGAACTCCTTGCTCCGTCCGGCATACGCTAACACTTTGTATGCGTGATACAGCCCCATGAAAAATGGAATGGAGGCCGCGTACGCATACGCCAGGAAGGGGTCTTTGAAATAGATCGCAAACAGCGTGGCGTGCGCGTTTCGACCTTCGAAGTGCGGTTCAGAAAGTAAGAACGCGAGAGCGCCGACGGCGATGAGCACCAGCACAATCCGCAGAAATAGCGTCGCACCCGGTTTCATAAGCCACCTGGAGTTGGTAGGACGACGATGCCCAAGTTAGCGGAAGCATTTATAGTTGGTCAATGATATTTATCGTCGTGGTATGGGAAAAGAAAAGGGGACAGGCTGAATAAAAAAGGGGTAGAACGCGAACCAGCTCAGGCAACTTTTTCGAGAAAGTCTCATCGTGGTTTATCGTTGCCTCCGCAGGCACGGTGCAATTCGCGAATCCGCTGAAGTCCAGCTGATATCGAACGGACAGCCGAGGCTGGATTTTCCCTTCCGCTTCTCGCGATCGATCTCGGCTTAGTCTGCCTGATTGTTGCTCCGACGGCTGACGACCTCGCGAGTTGCCTGATATGACCGGTTGACTCCTGCCGGCGATTTCTCCTAACTAATTGATTCAATTCCACGGATACTCGATGTCGATTTCGGGCGTTGTGCACGACTATCTGACAAAAGCAGCGGTTCACATACACCTCGGAGCGTCGAAGCCATGAAATACCTGCTTCTATGTTGCCACGAAGAGAAAAAGCTGGATTCCATGTCCAGGAGCGAGTGCGACGCGATTATGGAAGAGACCGTGGTCTACTGCGAGGCGCTGAAGAAGAGCGGTCATCTCCTTGGGGTGGAACAACTCGAACCGATTCAGACGGCCACGAGTGTTAGAATCCAAAACGGGAAGTTGTCCGTGACCGACGGTCCCTTTGCTGAAACGAAAGAGCAGGTCGGCGGGTATTTTCTTATCGAAGCCCGTGACGTCAATGAGGCGATCCAGGTGGCCTCGAAGTTTCCGTCGGTGCGGTTTGGGACCATAGAGGTGCGGCCGGTCAGAGACTTTCCAGGCAGCTAGCCGCCGCGCAGGGCCATTGTGAAGGGCTCCTCGTGTGTCCGGCGTGTCGCACCATTCTGGCGTTTGTCTCGACGACAATGTATCAAAACTACAAACCGAAGGAAAAACATGACCACAAACACTAAAACACAGGAAGCGAACGAACTGAAACTCGTCATCACGCGCATTTTCGACGCACCTCGCGACATCATGTGGCGTGCGTGGACGGACACTGAGCGCTTCAAGCAATGGTTCAAGTCAAAGGACGGCATGAACATTCTTTCAGTCAAGATGGATGTGCGCGTCGGAGGAAGATACCGCATCCAAACGAGGCATCCTGAAAGTGAATACTTCACGTCAGTTGGCGTGTATCGCGAGGTGCATTCGCCCGAACGGTTGTTGTTCACGTGGGCATGGGAGAAGGATGGCAGCGAACCTGATTTCGGCGAGGCTGAACCGCCCGAAACGCTGGTGACTGTGGAATTTCATGCCTGCGGGAAGCAAACCGAAATGGTGTTCACGCAAACGACCTTCGCGTCTGCTCAAAGCCGCGATAATCACAGTCGAGGTTGGAGCGCGTACTTCGACCAATTGGCAAAGTTCGTGAAACAATAATGGAGCATCTATGACTACAATAACCACGCCTTTCAGCGGTGGCTGCGCGTGCGGAGCAATCCGCTACGAATGTTCGGCTGAACCCATCATGATGTTCAAGTGCCACTGCCGCGATTGCCAGCGGGTGACCGGTGGCGGATTCGTCCCTGGCTTGCTTATACCAGCGGCAGCGTTTCGTCTGACGAAGGGACGACCACGCTATCATTTCACGCCGAGTTTGGCGGGCGGCAACCACAAACGCGGGTTCTGTGCTGACTGCGGTTCGCGACTCACCGGCGGAGAGTCGGATGAACGACCCAGCGGATTTCTTGGAATCACCGCAGGTAGTCTGGACGATCCTAGTTGGTTTCGCCCGCAATTGGATTTCTTCGTTTCAGACGTACAACCATGGGACCAAATGGACCCGGTAATTCCGAAGCATGATCTCTATCCGCCAGTGCCCAAAGCCTAAAGGAATAGGCCTCATCAACTAGCTCCCTGAGATTCGGCTTCATAAAGCTCCCGCAGACGGCATCCGGTCGGCAATTCGGAGATCCAAACTCCGCCATTCGCGACGCGAGGTCCACCATCCCGCTCGCCAACACCCTTCAGCTAAGTGGGAGGGAATGCAGCGCTGCAATCGCTTATGCACCGCAGCACTTCTTAAAGACGTTCAGCTGTTCAGAGGAATGCGGCGGCACGAGCAAGCCTGGGGAAAGAGCCTGTCTCGGCAGGCTCGGGGGTGGGGGCGGGTGAGAAAGTCGCTCCGTTCGACGAGCCACCCGTATGGGAGTAGACTCACGCGTCCGCTAAGAAACAGACACTCGCCGGCAAATCGCTTATAGACCACAGCGCTCCAGGAGCCTTAGCGGCACTGTGACTTGACACAGAGCAAATCAATACTTAGCCTGCGGGGTGTGAAAGTCCTAAGATTTCCTCCATAAGGGGTAGTTTTGCGAAATCTTTCGTTTGATTTTAATCCTCGCACGCTTGTCGTCACATGCACAGAGCCTCATGCATCCCTTGCCGAGGCTTGGCCTTCTCTCGATGCCATATTTATTCCGACTCGTGGTCGGCCACAGTTTGTTCTAAGTCTCCTTCGGGACCTTCGACGTGAGGTCCCATCGACGCCAGTATTTCTGCTGCCGTCATCGAGTGATGAGTACAAATCGAATGGCAGTGAATTGTTCGAGAGCATACAGAGTTTATCCTCTAACGACGACATTGAGTTTGTAGAAGCAGTTCAGAGCCTGCATACTATGCAAAATGGGCTATTCGGGACTCGTGACATAGACTGGGACCTTCCAACAAAACGTAACTATGCTCTCTGGTACGCACGTCGCAATCGCTTCAGCCGTATTTTGTTGCTAGACGATGACATTCGTGACATTTCTGCCTCGATTATTAAGCATGGCAACTCTTTGCTTCAGAGTTTCATGGTCTGCGGTCTGTTTGTGGATGAGTTTCCGGATACCTCAGTTACAGGTCATGCCGAAATTGTTTTAGGGGAGGATGTGCGCACCTTCCTTAGCGGAAACTCTTTGTTTCTACGTGCAAATACCGATCTTGGCTTCTTTCCTAAGATTTATAATGAGGACTGGATCTTCATGATTCCGCATGTACATGCAAAGCAGGTAGCGGCGGCAGGTGTTATTCAACAAGAGCCATATGATCCATTTGTGAGTGCCGCTCTGGCGGAATTTCAAGAGCCAGGCGAGGTCATCGCTGATGGGCTACTTGCCCTTGTGAATGCTTGCGCCTACGATCGACGGTTTGATCAAGATACGTGGCGGGAGCTGTTGGGAATTAGGCGACAGTGGCTGGCCGATCTAAAGAGTAGAGTTCCTTATGAGCGACAGCGGGTTGCTATGGGCACGGCTTTGTGCCGATGTCAAAGTATTCTGGAGGATGACTGTGTTAGGTTCGTCGAAGATTGGGAGAAAGATTGTGAAACATGGCGTTCTCTTATTCGAGGATAAGATGAAAACCAAATACCTACATACTGTGGACGGGTTCAAAATCGCCACCGTTGTAACGGCAGGATCTAGTAGCGATATTGTGGTGTGGATGCATGGCATTTCAGTGAACAAGGACGAGTATCTCGGATTCTTTCGCGATGGGTCTGGGTGAAATCGGAAAAG
This window harbors:
- a CDS encoding IS3 family transposase (programmed frameshift), which gives rise to MKRSKFSEEQIVYALRQAESGTPIGDVCRQLGIAEQTFYAWKKKYAHLGVSELRRLRQLEEENSRLKRLVADLSLDKHMLSEGLAKKSLRPARRRELAHWLHETCSVSCLRACRLAQFSRAAWYRTSRAKDQSALRLRLRDLAHARPRFGYQRIWVLLRREGWVSNRKRVRRLYRLDGLQLRMRVRRRKHIALHRGPAPVAVGPHERWSMDFVHDSLADGRPFRILTVVDNWSRSSPVLEVGFRMTGMLVSQVLDRVLGTAAGPRSITVDHGTEFQSRALEDWAYRRGVQLDFIRPGKPVENAFIESLNGRLRDECLNVHQFVSWAEAQAIVEAWRVDYNHHRPHSSLGHLTPMEFVSQRQIMQTVEEVVCSG
- a CDS encoding DUF2975 domain-containing protein, with the translated sequence MKPGATLFLRIVLVLIAVGALAFLLSEPHFEGRNAHATLFAIYFKDPFLAYAYAASIPFFMGLYHAYKVLAYAGRSKEFSPSTVKSVRTIKYCAIVLIGFVIGGEVFIMLHESDDRAGGVFMGVLIFFASVVVATAMAALERILKNAMDMKSENDLTA
- a CDS encoding YciI family protein, translated to MKYLLLCCHEEKKLDSMSRSECDAIMEETVVYCEALKKSGHLLGVEQLEPIQTATSVRIQNGKLSVTDGPFAETKEQVGGYFLIEARDVNEAIQVASKFPSVRFGTIEVRPVRDFPGS
- a CDS encoding SRPBCC domain-containing protein encodes the protein MTTNTKTQEANELKLVITRIFDAPRDIMWRAWTDTERFKQWFKSKDGMNILSVKMDVRVGGRYRIQTRHPESEYFTSVGVYREVHSPERLLFTWAWEKDGSEPDFGEAEPPETLVTVEFHACGKQTEMVFTQTTFASAQSRDNHSRGWSAYFDQLAKFVKQ
- a CDS encoding GFA family protein, with the protein product MTTITTPFSGGCACGAIRYECSAEPIMMFKCHCRDCQRVTGGGFVPGLLIPAAAFRLTKGRPRYHFTPSLAGGNHKRGFCADCGSRLTGGESDERPSGFLGITAGSLDDPSWFRPQLDFFVSDVQPWDQMDPVIPKHDLYPPVPKA